CGCATGTCGTCGGGGTTGCGGCGGGTCTTGCGGGCCATGTACGCGTTGAGCATCCGCGGGATGATCGGGACGTAGCGGCCGAGCCGGAAGATCTTCGCGTTGTTTTCGAACGCGGACTCCTGGGTCGTGGGCGCCTCGGGCGGAGGGCCACCGCAGACGAACGCAACGCCCAGGAGGCGGTCGGGGATCCGTGCCGCGCACGCGAGGGCGAACGGGCCCCCGCCGGAGACCCCGATGACTCCGAACCGGTCGATGCCGAGGATCGTCGCGACCTCGGCGACGTCGTCGGCCCAGCTGCTGACCGTGCGACGCGGCGCGAAGTCGGACAGGCCGAACCCGGGCCGGTCCAACGCGATCAGGTGCACGCCGGCTTCCGACGCTGGTTCGTCGGCCAGCATCCCTTCGAGGCGGCTGCCGGGGAAGCCGTGGAAGAGGAAGACCGGGGTCCCATTCGGGTCGCCGTAGTGGGCCGCCCCGATCCCTCGGCCGACCCTGAGCTTGACGACCTGGTCACGGCCCCTTAGCTGCATTGCGCTTCCTCGCCCCAACGTCGTCTCCTGGATGCGTGGTCATGGGGATGCACTGTCACCTAGGATAATCGATCGTTCGATATAAATCAAGTGAGGCTCTTCTACTCATCCGGCTGCCGGCGCGAGATCCCACAACGACACCAAGCCCGCGACTCGCGCCCAGCGGCTACAACCGTTCAACCCTTGCTCCGGACCCTCGAGTGGACGACACCGTCACAGGGGTTCACCGAGTTCGTTTCGTTGAGACGACGGGCTGAGCCTGCCCCTTACTACGACGTGGACACCACTCGTTGAGCTGCATGCGTGTCGGGCAGGTCGTTGGCCGATAGTGACGATGTGCGGGTCGAGGTGGGGGTGAAGTCGGCGGGCCGCGACCATTGGCCGGGCCCGCCGGGGGTGGTGCCGGGGACGTGGACGCTGCTGGAGCTCAAGTCACTCCATGACTCCTCACTTACGGCAAGGCCTCAGCCGTCGGCGCTGGCAATGATTTGGGGCAGCAACTCTTCGGCAAGTGCATCCATCCCGCTTCGTTCGAGGATGGCCACGGCAAACGCCATGTCGAGATTGGGCAGGAATCCGCCATACACCCCCCAGTAGCCTCCGTGGCCGTAGAGGATGCCGCCGGGAACCGGTCGGCCCGCGATGCCAAAACCGATCTGGGCGCCATCATCACTGATGGCTGCGGGCTCGATCATACGATCGAGAGTGTTAATGGACTCGTAGACGCGGTGTTCGAAGAGGGCGCGGAAGAATCCAGCTAGATCCTGCGTCGTAGCTACCAGTCCTCCTCCGCCCCAGAGATCGAACGTGGGATCTGCGTCACAGGTGTCCCGCCCATCGAGGTACTGACATGCCCGGGGCTTCGCTTGCGGCGGAGTCGGTTCGAGCGACTCGAGGTACGTGGATACGAGGCCTAGGTCATCGAAGTGCAGCAGTGAGCGGAGACTTTGGGCGAGGTCAGCCTCCATGACGTTCTCTATCGCAGCGCCGAGCAGCACGTAACCAGTGTCCGAGTAGTGGAACGTCTCACCGGGCGCTCCGACGTCAGAACAGCCGGTGAGCGCGAGATGCACCTGCTCCTCCCGCGTCCATTGGCGCTGTAGATCGGACATGACGAGGTCTACGTAGTTCGTGTCTTCGACGAAGTCGCACAGCCCACTGGTGTGGCTAAGCAGGTGAGAGACGAGGATGCCCTGGCATCTGTCGTCACCCAGGAGGTCGCGCAGCTCTTCGTCGAGGTAGGTACCAATGGGATCGTCGAGGCTCATGTTTCCGAGTTCGCAGAGTCGCAGTACCGACGCAGCGGTGTAGGTCTTCGTGACCGAGGCGATCCGGAAAGTGGCGTCCGGCTCTAGGGCTTCCGCTGTCTCGTGATCCCGCACGCCTGCTGCACCGGACCATGAGCCTCGCGGGCCATCGATGTGTAGGAGCACACCCGGCACCTCCGAATTGGCGGCGAGAAACTTCTCAAGCATCGCTTGGCCCTCTTGCACGGTCCACTCCTCCTCATCGGCCCTTTGAGGGACCGCCGACTCCCTATCGAACGATCGATGATGATCCAGGGTTACCATCTTTAGGCTGTTGCACAAACCCTCTCCGTGAAGGAGACGCTCGCACAGGCGACCGTTAGAAGTTGACGGCGTCCTCACCCTTGAGCGCGAGACGTTGGCGGACCTCGTCGACGGTCGCAACGTCGATCGAGAGTTCACCCAGGATGCGCACGATCTTCTGCACCTGTTCGCCGTTGGTCCTGGCGAGTTCGCCCTTCGAGACGTAGAGGCTGTCCTCGAGCCCGACCCGGACGTTGCCTCCTGCGCAGGCCGCGGTCGTCACCATCGGCATCTGGTGGCGGCCCGCAGCCAGGACGGACCATTCGAACGAGTCGCCGAAGAGACGCTCGGCGGTCGCGCGCAGGTGGATCAGGTGGTCGACCTCTGCCCCCATGCCTCCCAAGATGCCGAACACGAACTGGATGAAGAACGGAGGCGTGATCAACCCGCGCTCAACGAAGTGCGCGACGTTGTAGAGCTGCCCGAGGTCGTAGACCTCCAGCTCGAACCGCGTCCCGTGCACCTCACCGAGCTCTCGCAGGACCCGTTCGATGTCCGTGAAGGTGTTCTTGTAGACGAAGTCGCGGCTGGACTCGAGGTACTGAGCTTCCCAGGAATACTTGAACTCCTTGATGTGGTCTAGCACGGGAAAGATCCCAAAGTTGATCGACCCCATGTTGAGCGACGCCACCTCCGGGCTGAACTTCAACGACGCTGCGAGCCGCTCGTCGAGCGTCATACCCAGCCCGCCACCGGTCGTGATGTTGATGATGGCTCCGGTCCGTTCCTTGATGGCGGGGATGAACTCGCCGAACACGGTCGGGTCGGGGGTGGGGCGCCCATCCTTCGGATCGCGAGCGTGGAGGTGAATGATGGCGGCCCCGGCTTCCACGGCGCCTGCCGCATGCTCGGCGATCTCCTCAGGCGTCACCGGCAGGTACGGCGACATCGTTGGCGTGTGCACGCCGCCGGTGATGGCGCAGGTGACGATCGCTGACTTCGCCATTTGGTGCTCCTTGGTCACGAGTTGGTCAAGGTCTTCGATCGGCGTTCCGGTCGGGGAACATCCGCCAGGAGTCGGAGCACGGCGTCTCGGCGGCGCGAGGCAGCGCTGACGTCCACGTCGACGGTGCTTCCGGCGAACGACGTGGCTGGTTCGCTACGGCGGTCGAGGTGCGGATACAGACGACTCGCAAGCGCGTCGAACAGAGGGACCCCGCCGAGTGCCGCGGTCTCAAACGGCCCTGAACCTGCCCAGCGTCGGGCAAGGCCGTCGCGCACGATGGTGTCGATCGCCGTCGGCGTGGCGACGCCCGCCTCGGCCAACGCCTGCGCCTCGCGCAGCAGCGCGAACTGCAGTCGGTTGATCACGAAACCCTCCGTGTCGTTGATCGCCACAGGTTCCAGGCTGCAGGCGATCACCAGTTCGTTAGCTCGCTGCAGAGCACGCGCGCTCGTCTGGGATGTGGCAACCACCTCCACGACCGGCAGCAGGGTCGGTGGGTTGAGGAAATGCAGGCCGAGCACCTGCGAGGCGTTCGAGAGTCTGCTGGCGATCTCGCCGACCCCGAAGGAAGACGTGTTCGTCGCGACGACCGCGTTCGAATCAGTCTCCTGGGCCAGGCCGAGCTCCGCGACCTTGAGTTCGAGGTCCTCGGGGAGGCAGTCGATGACGATGTCCGCCCCAGTGACCGCCGCGCTCGTGTCGTACATCACCTCGACCTCGACGCCGTCGTCGCGGTCGCGGCGTTCGCGGATGGCCCGACGGATCTCATCCGGATGGTGCCGGCGTGAGGTCGTGGCTCGGACGTGCAGGCCGTGTCCGCTGAAGAGGGCCGCGAGTGCCTGACCCATGAGTCCCGCGCCGAGGATCGTGACGTTCATGGGACCACGCGGTCTTCCGCGCTGACCTCGGTCATGGCGACGCCCAAGCGGTCGATCACCGACTGTACGTCGTCGTCGCTGAACACGGTGGACAGCGCCAGCAGGCCTCTAGGGGCGAAATACACCCCGTTGTTGAGGCTGGCGAGGTGCAAGGGAATCTCGAGTTCCGGAGGCGCCCCCAAGGCCAGGAGCGAGCCGGTCCGCCGAACATCGAGTGGCAGTTCGAGTTCACGGGCCGTGTGCGCTATCGCGTCGGAGATGCGCTCTGCCTGCCGGTGCATGACTTCGATGGCTTCGGGGGTCAGGTGGCGCAAGGCGACAACACCCGCGGCCATCGTTACGGGGTTGCCGTTGAACGTGCCTGAGTTGTGCAGGCGTCCGTTCGCGGGGTCGGTCAGCTCCAAGAGGTCGCCGCGTCCAGCGACCGCGCCGACGGGGAACCCGCCTCCGATGATCTTGCCGAGCGCTGTGAGGTCAGGTGTCACGTCGTAGAGGGACTGTGCTCCGGCGTCGGCCAGCCGTAGTGTGATGATCTCGTCGAGGATGAAAACCGCGCCCGCTGTTCTCGTGGCCTTTGCGACGCTCCGGAGGAACCCCGGCGGCGGGGGCACGATGCCGGCCGCGCCCTGTACGGGC
This DNA window, taken from Actinomycetota bacterium, encodes the following:
- a CDS encoding beta-lactamase family protein, giving the protein MQEGQAMLEKFLAANSEVPGVLLHIDGPRGSWSGAAGVRDHETAEALEPDATFRIASVTKTYTAASVLRLCELGNMSLDDPIGTYLDEELRDLLGDDRCQGILVSHLLSHTSGLCDFVEDTNYVDLVMSDLQRQWTREEQVHLALTGCSDVGAPGETFHYSDTGYVLLGAAIENVMEADLAQSLRSLLHFDDLGLVSTYLESLEPTPPQAKPRACQYLDGRDTCDADPTFDLWGGGGLVATTQDLAGFFRALFEHRVYESINTLDRMIEPAAISDDGAQIGFGIAGRPVPGGILYGHGGYWGVYGGFLPNLDMAFAVAILERSGMDALAEELLPQIIASADG
- a CDS encoding 3-keto-5-aminohexanoate cleavage protein; this encodes MAKSAIVTCAITGGVHTPTMSPYLPVTPEEIAEHAAGAVEAGAAIIHLHARDPKDGRPTPDPTVFGEFIPAIKERTGAIINITTGGGLGMTLDERLAASLKFSPEVASLNMGSINFGIFPVLDHIKEFKYSWEAQYLESSRDFVYKNTFTDIERVLRELGEVHGTRFELEVYDLGQLYNVAHFVERGLITPPFFIQFVFGILGGMGAEVDHLIHLRATAERLFGDSFEWSVLAAGRHQMPMVTTAACAGGNVRVGLEDSLYVSKGELARTNGEQVQKIVRILGELSIDVATVDEVRQRLALKGEDAVNF
- a CDS encoding 3-hydroxyacyl-CoA dehydrogenase family protein, whose product is MNVTILGAGLMGQALAALFSGHGLHVRATTSRRHHPDEIRRAIRERRDRDDGVEVEVMYDTSAAVTGADIVIDCLPEDLELKVAELGLAQETDSNAVVATNTSSFGVGEIASRLSNASQVLGLHFLNPPTLLPVVEVVATSQTSARALQRANELVIACSLEPVAINDTEGFVINRLQFALLREAQALAEAGVATPTAIDTIVRDGLARRWAGSGPFETAALGGVPLFDALASRLYPHLDRRSEPATSFAGSTVDVDVSAASRRRDAVLRLLADVPRPERRSKTLTNS
- a CDS encoding alpha/beta hydrolase; translation: MQLRGRDQVVKLRVGRGIGAAHYGDPNGTPVFLFHGFPGSRLEGMLADEPASEAGVHLIALDRPGFGLSDFAPRRTVSSWADDVAEVATILGIDRFGVIGVSGGGPFALACAARIPDRLLGVAFVCGGPPPEAPTTQESAFENNAKIFRLGRYVPIIPRMLNAYMARKTRRNPDDMR
- a CDS encoding aminotransferase class III-fold pyridoxal phosphate-dependent enzyme — its product is MATVHERFVERTPKSAALADRARALMPGGDTRAASHHPPYQLTYVRGQGNRLWDADDNEYLDLLGNYTSLVHGNAFPPVVETVQRVVPDGTAWAGRNLHQLELADELLRRIASAELVRFTNSGTEAVMLAIHIAKIATGRQKILMARNGYHGGHEDTEAGTFAGTRTEPLFGGPRGTDHATHVATFGDAESFETILAEKGHEIAAVLLEPVQGAAGIVPPPPGFLRSVAKATRTAGAVFILDEIITLRLADAGAQSLYDVTPDLTALGKIIGGGFPVGAVAGRGDLLELTDPANGRLHNSGTFNGNPVTMAAGVVALRHLTPEAIEVMHRQAERISDAIAHTARELELPLDVRRTGSLLALGAPPELEIPLHLASLNNGVYFAPRGLLALSTVFSDDDVQSVIDRLGVAMTEVSAEDRVVP